The genomic stretch agacataaaagaagacCTAAATGAATGAGTAATATACCTTCCTTATTTTTGGATAGGAAGAATCAATATCAAAAAGATTTCCATTcccaattaaataataaatatagtacaaataaaaaaatccaacataGTTTTTCACAAGCAAGAGCAAACAGCCAAAGATAGCCAAGCTATTCCTGATGAGAACAAAACAGGTCAGAGGGAAACCTTTCCTACTAGTTACTAAGAGTTTATTTTAGGTTTGATTAAGATACTATGGCTTTAGCATACAGATAGATAAAATGACCAATGGAACAAATTAGGAAGCCCAAAGACAGAACCATACAGAAATAGAAACTTGATATATGACAGAGGTGGCTTTATGTTTCAAGGGAAAAGGATGTAATCCGCAATAAATAATGTTGGAGTAATTGGTTATCTGTGTGGgcaataaaaattttagttaGATTCTATTTCATATCATAACATATAAGTAGATTAAAAAGCTAATGTtatcagagagggagacaaaccataagagactcttaaatacagagaacaaactgagggttgctggaggggagggggatggggaggtgggctaaatggatgatgggcattaaagagggcatttgttgggatgaacagTGGGTGtcatgtgtaagtgatgaatcactaaattctatccctgaaatcattattacactatatgttaactaatttgaatttaaattttaaaaataaagaaaaaaagctaattttataagtaaatattttaatgtttttagaaaacataGGGAATGAGCTTATGAACACCAATCAGGGAAGAATTTCTGAATTAGGatataaaaagcataaaacacaAACCAAAGACTGATATATTTGAGTACATTaacacaaaaaacaagcaaatccTCCCTTccaccaaaacaaaaaggcaagctaTAGACTGGGACATGTGGGCAACACATTTAACGGAACAATGactatttagaatatattttaaaatataaattgatataaAGCAAACAACCCAaccaaaaatggacaaagaacatgaaaaggcatctcacaggaaaggaaacctgTCAGACCAATAAActtatgaaaggatgctcaacctcactaagaatcaggaaatgcaaattacaatAACACTTCACATCCATCCGattggcaaacatttttaaagtctgaCAAGATCAACTGTTGGTAAGGTGCGGAGAAACAGGAATTTtcctacactgttggtgggaatgtaaattggtataaccactttggagAGTAACTTGGTAATATCCATCATTTCCACTCTCCCAGGAATATACCCTAAAGAATCTCGCTCACAAGGAGATATGTGAAAGATTGTTTGCTTCAGAATTATCTGTTAAgagagaaaattggaaataactaAAACTCTCCCAACaggagaatacaaaaataatcacCAAGTATTCATACAACAGAATTCTTTATGcagcatttaaagaaatgaagaatattgCATGTACCAAATGgacaaatctcaaaaataaaatatagagaaaaaaaaaaagtaaggtgcAGAAGGATACATACACtatgataccatttatattaaGTTAAAACATGCTAAGTAGTATTACATATAGTTTatggtaatatatataaataaaggtataaaaatagTCATGGCAATGATATGTACCAACTTTGGTAAACTGGATGCCtctgaggagagaagaaagggaatggTGTTAAGGAGGAATATATTCCAGAGGATATTCAACCAtgtctgtaatattttattttaaaaataaaacccaaagtaaATATGGCAgaattatgtttattatattatttataatttcccatatgttaaaatgctttatttaggggtgcctgggtggctcagtcagttaagcgtccgacttcagctcaggtcatgatctcacggtccgtgagttcaagccccgcgtcaggctctgtgctgacagctcggagcctggatcctgtttcagattctgtgtctccctctctctctgcccctcccctgttcatgctctttctctctctgtctcaaaaataaataaatgttaaaaaaaaattttttttaatgctttatttaaaaagtgaataactttggggtgcctggtggctcagtcagttaagtgtcccactttggctcaggtcatgatctcatggcttgtgagttcctgccccgcatcgggctctgtgctgacagttcagagcctggaatccgctttggattctgtgtctccctctctctctgcccctcccccgttcatgctctgtctctctctgtcccaaaaataaataaaaataaataaacattaaaaaaattaaaaagtgaataacTTCAAAGTAAAACTTCAGGATCTTAATTACTGATGAAATCCTGATAAATACtaaaatttcaataaaacttaaccataaaaattgtcaaaattctcattgtaaaatataaatatttcagttttatgtGTCCATATTACAAGTAAATATGAGCTATCTAGACATAAATTGTAAATTCCCCTGATCACagggttaaaaatataaaaatataaatatacacacagtgGGTAAAGATTGGAAAGCAACACTGAAAATAAACTACGCATAACCTTCCAAGCTAGAAGGGTTTGGGGTGACacttaacttttttattaaaaagttttttaatttaacaaatggaatgttgctaaaataaaatctttttaaaaaaactttttactgTAAAAATAATATAGCAGCAGAGATTTAAACAAATAGTTCTCTAGAAGTGTACAGTACAAAGTCACATCCTTTTAGGCCTTCctctaaattcttttctttctgttaaacGACCAGGTTATAAAACAGGCACACAACAAAATGATGTGGGTCAAATCACTATTGCCACCCAATTTTCAAGGGCAATGGCAGTCAAGAATTCGTCTGGGAGAGATACTTTGCTATGCCTTTAATTAAGGTGGGGCTTTTAAAACTCAATTGTTCCATTCGTGTCTCAAATCAATCAGATGAAATTCACCTTTTAGGTGGCCTGAATCCTGATAGCTAGGCACACTTGATAGGTAATTTAATCATCTCTGGTGTAGACGAACGCAACCTGAAATTCGCTAGTGAAAGAGTTGGTCTTCTCTGAGATAGCTGTGCTTTTCCACTTTTATGCAAGAGCTGAGCTTCACCAACTGGCTAGCTGGAGGCGTTATTAAAAATTTAGTGAAAGAAACAAAGGTGTGCTCTGGTGTCTCTTGTTACCCTTTCTACTGTTACTCCAGCAGACAAAAGGCATAGAGCCTGCCTCATGAATAATGTGACATGGAATATTCACAATCTATTTTTAATGGAGGCAAGTAATAACATTAAGAGAGATATTTGCAATCTTCAAATTTCACACAGTAACAGGCGCAGTAATTTGTTTTGATTCTGAACTGAGGATatcaagatatatttttttcttaaaaaggcgTACTGTTAACATCAAAATTACAACTTCTCATTTATAGCAAAAACAAGGATTATGAAAATGGCCCCAGAGTTCTAAATGTCATCAGAGAAGGACAGGACAGATAACTAGATTTCAATCAGTCTACTCACCTCTTGACGCCAACTTCTTTACTTTTCAAACCAGTTGGAAATAATCAACCAGTATGCACAGTGAATTCTGTGCGAAGGACATTTTGTGATCTTTATTCCCTGGGAGTTTTGTTTCCCAGGACACTAGGAAGAGGTTTCTGGATGCTGTAACTGTTCAACCATCAGTTCTGGAAAATTATCTTCAACTGCattataaacaaatgtaaattttgaATGAGAGTAAACTGACATGGAAAGACATGGTGTTGAAAACCAACCAAGCACAGCCAAGGACTGAGATTTAGAGAGACTGGAGAAAAGCAGTCTTGCCCCCTTACCCACCAACTCAGAGAGTGTCCTATGTGTTCAATTGTTTTCCTAAAGTTTCAAGCAATTTATCTTTCCATTGTGCTCTAGAAAGCAGAGCTGGTCAGAGTtaagcagaattttattttctctgcttatttaCCTACTACCTCAGCAAATACCTACTGATCTCCTATTGGTGtgacaggcactgttctgggaGCTGAAGATTCAGcagtgacaaaataaataaagctccaTAGGACACTGTGCTCACTGCTGTACCCCAccacctagaacagtgccaggcacatactAGGCTCTCAATCAGTATGTGTGAAACTGATTTGAATCGAAATGCACAATCTACTGGTGGTCACCACAGGCCATGCATACCTTGGCTGAGAGATGTTAGAATGAGCACAGGTAGTTGGAATTTAGGCCAGGACCTTATTCTAGTTTCATTTTGTTAAGGACTGATTCATGCAAGAAATTCCCACAGGTGGGATAGAGCCAGAAATAATTCAAATTCCAATTTTACTACCTCTCCCCTGATGCATCTTTATATTTACACTTGCAGTAGGTGAGGCAACTAACCAATATCATACACTTTCTATCCCCTCCAGTCTCCACAGAATCAAAGCAGTCAGGGTTGGATTAGGATGACAGAACCATATCACCATTTTATGGTCAAGGAAACTGGAATCAGGAAGACCAAAGGAGTTGCCTACGTCACACAGCATGTTGGTGACAGAGCTGTGACTAAGACTCAATTTCTGGACCCAAGGCCTGTGATTTCTTTATTCATATGGGAGCCTTCTGacctataaacaaaacaaaacacaaaaaacaaacaaacaaaaacaaccctgcGGTCCTCAGAAGGATCTATGTACATGGGGACCATCAGGGACTCTATAAGACAAGAGCTTAGTTTTGTATACCTAGTTTTTCTGTTAAGAAAGAAGGATTTTTGAGGTATAGAAGGgaaaagcatatgaaaatcaGAGCAATTGGATCTTACTCTCTTCTGGATATTGGCTCGTCTGCTTTACTTTTAATACCTCACTATAGCTTCTTGAGGACCAACTCCCACTATGGACTAAAACAAGTCTTTTCCAAATTCCCTACCTAAATGAAAAGCCATAGGTAAGAGTCTCAATACTTTATTAACTTAAAACATCActctaataaatatgtattaacaAACAAAATGCACTCCAGAAGATctaaaaacatttacaaacctCATCAACGTAAAAATACCACTTTGTGTCCTTCTAGTACACACGGAAGATCACTTCACATGCCTGCTAGCTTAGACATCTTAAAAATATCAGTGTAACAATCAAAAACTGAATATACACACAAATCTTGGAAGTATCTGTtcagccttttttgtttgtttatgcttGATAAAATCCAAATGTGTCAGAAAAGAAGGTTCAAGATTCTATTTGTCTTCTCCGAATTCCTTTGGAGGGAAAAATCAGACCCAGCCACTCGGAGGTGCAACTGTTAGCTTTTGAAGGGCAGGGGCAAGGACCATACCTTTAATCTCTGGCTCCCTGATACCTAGGCCTGCAGCCTGTGGTCAACAAACACTTGCTGAGTGAACAGATGGTTTGTTGTCCAGAGGTGCTGCTCTGATGAAGTCTTCACAAGCCTCCTGCAGGAAggactctcctctcctctcaccaccaagtgattttttttcttctgctccctCTTGAAacaggctgggggcgcctgggtggctcggtcggttgggcggccgactttggctcaggtcatgatttcgtggtccgtgagttcgagccccgcgtcgggctctgtgttgacagctcagagcctggagcctgtttcagattctgtgtctccctctctctgaccctcccccgttcatgctctgtctctgtcttgggAATagattaacgttaaaaaaaaaaaaaaattaaaaaaaaatgaaacaggctGGACAGagtattttgtcatttcaaatgtATGAAACTCCTTCCCCAAATCAGTTTCTGAACCATTCTTCAAGTGGGAGAATTGATTCTTCCAAGATTTACAGGCAGCACCCAATAGAAAGGGGTTAACAGActccccagaaagaaaaaaaaaagtaacactcaTTTTTCATTCTAGATAAAAACATTAGCACGTGTCAACCTTGTAAATGGTGATTCCTCCTCTTCCACACAAGTATCTGGGGTAGgtcaggaggagggaagaaaccTGAAGGGTTTTCCTGTCTGTGGAGCAGGGCTGGGAATGAGAACTGCAGAGCCCAGGATTTTATCTGAGCCCCTCTTGACTTTTGAGTCTTCCTTCCGGTGTGGGGGAGCCTATTCGGCAAGTTCACAGCCCAGTAAGTTACTTGGTTCCCGCTCTGGGCTGAACTTTGTAAAGGTAATTTATCCCCTCTTGCAGTTCCAGGAAGTAAGGTGGAGGGGCTCACCCTGCTGGGATCTTCGGACTGGCTCCGAGGGCCTGAAATGTCGGAAGTGAATGATAGCAAGTGGGGAGGCTGCCCTCCGTAGTGTTGTGTAATTGCTTGCTGCTTGCAGCCAGCCAGGGCCCTCATTTGAGCCCATGCTGTGTCTCCCGGTGCCGCCTGAGGTCCACCTTCCTCTGGAAGCCCTTCCCACAAAGGTCACAGCCAAAGGGTTTGAAGCCTGTGTGCTTGCGGCTGTGGGTGATGAGGTTGGAGCTCTGGCTGAATGCCTTCCCACACACCTGGCATTTGTGGGGCTTCTCACCTgcagggatggaggaggggaggagaggaagtatGAGTCTATGATAAAGCTAGAGGGGACTCACTGTGACCCACATGCTCTTAGCAGCAGCTGGCTGCAACGCAGTCTGAGGCCTTTAAGTGACTTGGAGGGTGACGTGTTGCAACTCAAGTCCTGGGAAGTCATGGGTGCACCAGGTGAAAGGGAGACTTTCTGAGTGGGGGTTCCCAGCAAAAGGCCTCAAACCGTTTCCTGCTAAACGGAAACAGAGCAAAGGCCACGTGCCCAGACTCACAGCTGAATCCACCCTGGCAAGGCACCCCTGACTTTAGAAGCAGAGAGCTCCCAGAGCAGATGTtcgatgtgggggtgggggcctgtcCTTCAAACCATGTGACTCTGTTCTTATTCAGAGGAAGTTTTCAAATCTGAGTTTCCAAGTGGGCGTTGGTTTGTGTGGACCAGTGAGCCTGTCTTCTTTCTTGCTCTTGAAGGACAATAGAATGTATGTGAAGCACAGACATTTCTCAAAGTcgtatttttaaaatccacatttGGGTCACGAAGTATTTCTCAAGATGGCTGATCCTTCTATcttgattttactttctttttataaggatTCTTTATATCCTAGCAAATCTTCACCACagattaataaataacaaataaaaaatgtttggtCTTTCCCCCCAAACCATGTGCTGTTTAACATTTGGGTAAATGGCATGCATTTTCACATAGCTTCAGCATGGCATTATAGTCAGGGCTTGGTCTTGGAAAAGTGCAACAATAGATGAGGTTTGTTTTTGAGGAGACTTCTATCCCTCTTGCTGTGCCCCTTTCTGTCTTCATGGTTCAGATTTCCTTGATAAGGAAGCACCCATCAAAACTTACCCTATCCCTTTAGGGTCAAACAAATCTGAGAAACAAATTCTAGCTAAGATGTAAATGTTTGATAAGGACTTAATGTTTCATTCAGTCAAGATCCTAGTTGCATTTTGGTAagtgttttaaatacttttactCAAAAGGAGTGAGTTACATGGAAATTTCAGACAAGGGATCACGATTAAAATAGGatatttttctgggttttctgatGGGGGCATCTACACTGCccaaacatatttataaacatcAATGGTCGGTGTTTGGAACACactggaatttgttttaaatcagtATTCATATTCTAGAATAGAACAGCCAGAATTCTGGGTCCCTTGTAAGTGTATTATTTACTATTAAAGAGACTGCACCTGGCATTAAAACTGTCACCTATACACAATCAAAATGTTGCAGAAAGAGTCCAAGATTGGAAGCCAGAGCATTCCATGGCCTCAAGATTTACTCTTAGCCTGGCCTGTGCTAAATCATTGCATCACCCTGAGTTTCAGGATGGCAAGACTACTTTATGGGGTGGCAGTAAGGATCAAAAGAAGGGCTAGATTTGAAAGCAATTTGTAAATAACAAAGTATTATAATAGGTAAAGAATTATCATTGTTATGGCATGAACTTGCTGAAATTTTGAAAAGAGCAATAAGTAAATAGAAGTTTCCTACATCTACCAACCTTCATGACTCTGAAAATACAGTAAACAGTGGTCAAGATAATAGATATTTGAAATCAGGTAGACCTGAATTTaagtcctggccctgccacttgctATTGGGGCCCTGGACAGGTTAcctaatctttctgtgcctcactttcctcatctctaaaatggagatatgGAATAGTCTCTACCTCCCAGAGTTTTTGTGAGTATAAGATGAGACGATGCATTTAAAAAGTGCTTAGCAGACAGCTCAGTAATATTTACCATTGTTTTTTCCCTCCTCAATCAGAATAAGCTCTtagattgcaaaaaaaaaaaaaaaaaaaaaaaaaaaaaaaaaaaaaaaaaaatgcagccaaaaGGCCACACATAAGTCCCTCCCCTAAAAGGCTGGGTGGGAGCTCTGCAGAAAGTCCTCAATCTCTGGAGCTTCACATCTTACCCTGCTCTGAGCAGTTGGAGCAGCAGTTAAACTGCTGGAGGAAAATAGTCTTTGCAAGGATAAAGAGCCTGAGGCTGATCAGTTTAGTGGTTCTTCGGATGCAACCCCAAATCAAGGCCCCTTTGGGGGAGAACGTTGTTTGTAAACAAATTTAAGAGAATCTGCCTGCTTGTTTTCTTGCATACACTGCAGTGATTAACTGCAGTCAATCTGGAAGGTACCGCTCATTCTGCAGCCAGAATATCACAGGAAAGGTGAATTGTATTGGTGGGAAGAACAATGCGCCCCCACTCCAGCCCTCACCAGGTGTTTTTCTACAAGCCAAGGGCCTTCAGCTTACCAGTGTGAATGAAGGTGTGTTTCTTCATGTCTGACTTTTGGTGGAACCTCTTGCCACAGTACTGACAAGGGTAGGGCCGGGTGTCTGAATGGATAAGCAAGTGTGTGGACAGCGTAGATGACCTCTTGAAGCTCTTGCCACAGATCTTACAGTCAAAGCTTCGTTCCTGTGGATAGAAAAATGTGGCATTCCTACTGCAGGCATCTAGGCTGCCATCCTCCTCACCACTAACCCAACCATAAAGTCCCCAGAGCCAGGGCTCTCCTTTTCTTCGGGCTCCCCTTCCACTTAGTCTGCCCCATCATTCTCTCTCCCCGGATTGATTTCCAATCTCTACCTCCTCCACCCCAACCTCTTCCCCTTTAACACTTTTTCTACCCACTTTTCACCCACAACCCTCCACACCCCATGGCAAAAATGTATCCCCACCCTGCTTTTTTGACACCCATTTACAAACACTTCTCCACCCTCCTCAACAGGAGGCTTAgacctcagtcagttgagaccACTGCCCCCTCTGGCCAGTGTTGAGAGAGATGGAAGAATACTGCTCTTTTTAGTAAGTCTGTAGGTGAGCATTCTCTTGTCATAGTTACTTGTATACTTAATTGCTTATCTACTCTCTGTCACTGAGCTAAGCTGAAAAATTCTGTGGGGGCATCCTGTCTGGGACCTGATGTGTTACAGGATTCTCACGTGCCTAGCAACTGGAAGTTGGAcaacaaatattaataaaggaatgaatgaaagaacagcAGGAAAAATATGCTGCTGGATACTCTAAATGAGCTGACATccctttttttcatttgggaggGATCAATGCTGATTAAGTGACAACCATTTGGTGATAAGAAGcgaggcaaaaaacaaacaaacaaccaaacaaaacccagagcTAATAAATCTGATATATCCGCAGCAAGAGTGCATACAAACCCTCCTCAAACCCAAAGTAATGATCAGGATCACCCTCTGGAGGCTTACAATGATGTGACACCAAACTCTAGGGCTGCCTGGAAGCCAGAGCCGGCCACCTTTCCCTACACACCTACATCCGGGCAGAGTGCCTCGGTGGAGGAGACTGAGGGCAGTCCGGGGACGTCCAAGGGAAAAGATGCCAAGCGGAGAGTGGCCGGTACTGCACTGAGAAGCGGAACATCCCCGAAAGTGAACCTGAGCAGGGCCGCGCGCGGCCTCGCGCCCCGCGCTTACCTGCGAGTGCACGGCTTTGTGCTGCTCCAGGCTCACCGCGTGCCCGAAGGTCTTGCCGCACATCTCGCACGCAAAGGGTCTCGTGCCGCTGTGGGACCTGCGCACGTGCACCTCGAGCCCGTGCGGCGTGGAGAACACCTGAGGCGGGTGGGGCCGGGGAGAAGGCCGCTGAGAGGGGCCGAGGGGCGCGGGCCAGGGGCGGGGGCGTGGGGCCAACTAAGCCAAGCGCGCGGGAGCCTCACCTTGCTGCACTTGATGCACTTGTAGGAGTCGCCGCCCAGCAGCAAGCGGGTGCACAGCAGCTCCGACTCCACCTTGACGCCGGCGCCCTTGTCCGCGTGCAGCCCGTGGCCGCGCTCAGAGTACAGCCCGCCGGCCGCCGCCGTCGGCCGCTCGTACAGCCCTGCCGCCGGGGGCCCGAAGTCGCCGTAGAGCCCCAGGCCCGCGCCGCCGGCAGCGCCACCTCCTGCGCTGCCTCCCCCGGGCGCCCCGGCCCCTGCGCCGCCCGCAGCCCGCTCCGGGCCGTAGAGCGCCGCGGGGTGGCCTGGCTCCGGGGCGCGCTCGCAGAAGAGGCCCAGGCCCGCGCCGCGCTCCAGGGCCGCGCACGGCCGGTAACTGTGCACCAAGTGCCGCAGGTCAGAACCCGCTAGGCCGCTCCACGAGTATGGCTtgaagggcagggggaagggttGGGCTTCGTCCAGCGACGGGCACACCGACTTCTCTGAGGCTGTGGAGGCACAAGGGGGCGTCCGGTCAGGCTTCAGACGGCGGGGCGGAGGCCGCCCAGCGGCATCTGCCAGCTGCCCAGCACTGGTGGAGTACTCCGTGCGCCAGGCGCCGCGGTAGGTGCCCTGACGCCCCCAGAGTAAAACGCGGACCGGGTCTCTGGGACCTCGAGGATCACTGCAGGCGGCAGGGCAGCAAACGGATAATTAAAATGGCATCGGTCGAGGAGATGGGTAAATTTAGTGCCAGGGCAGCGGAAACGCACGACGGTAGGAGGGTCTTTTCTGGTGGGACCGGAGCAACTCGCGGTGCCACGAAAACAAGCGCGCCACGCCGTCTGCGCTGATAACTactctgagctgagctgagcaggAGAAGGCGGCCCCCCTTAGGGCCCGACAGCGCTCCTGCGCAGACTGCCCAGCGCCCAGCGCCAGCACTCTCCCGGCCCCTACAGATTCCCACTCGTCTTTTTTCTTTCCGGGATCgataaggaaggagggagaggacaaACAAAATGCAGCCTGGCCTACCGAAGACATCTGTCTGGGAAAAAAACGGGGAAGTATTAACATTCCTAACAGTTCCTTCAATACCCAGTGCAAGTTGCAAAGGGACAGCGGGAGAAGGTTTGGAGCTTGAACTGCCTGCCACAATACTCCCCATTCTCATTCTTGTCATTGCTTGATGGTGAAAAAACTCCACATTTCTCAGAGAAGAATTGACAAGGTTTAGCCACCATCTGCCAGTGCCATAGCTTTCCCACATTCGAGGCCTCTGTGCCGCTGCCCAACGTGAATTCTGCTAAAACCAGACACCCAACGTATCCTTTCCCTATTTGCATACGGATTTACAAATCTGTTCCCACACTGCACACTCCAGGCTAGCGGCTTTAATGAGAGGATGCACCCCAAGATTCCCGCGGAGAGATTGCGGCGGCATCCCGTCTTGGAGGGCGGTGTCCTGCACAGCCATGAAGAACCATCGGGTTGCAGGCTCCCAGACACATTCGCTGCAGCCATGGCTTTAACCAGGTCAACGCACTGAGGAATGGGGTTGGGACTATCTTTTAAAACTAGTAAAGGCAATCTGGAAATAACAGGCACTTGGAAGAATGCAGCTAATGTGTGTTCTCCTTCCCTGATCAGAACCCACGACTCGCTCCCACCCAAAGTGCACAAAACTTTGCGCAAAACTCCATTGCTGTCTGGAAATGTAGCCAACCGACTGGTCTCTAAGGCTGGGCCGGCCAAACCCGCCGAACGAAAAATCAAACAGGCCCCCAATCCGCGCCTGCAAAAActcagaggagggcagagatTTTCGTCCCGACCCGTCCCTCCCGCTTAGCGCCCAGCTCTGCCAGGCCCGATGCTTGCGGGAGCCAGAGGAATTTTTAAAGACTGCCCAGGTTTCCGTTTGAGACTCCAGCGTCTGGATTTGGGGATCCTAGCTCTTTCTAAGCAGTCAACTGATCAGAAAACGAAATGTCGAGGTTGCTGCCTGTCGAGACgactcatttattttctctcacccACCATCTCCGCCAAACGAACGTTAGAGATTAACAACCTGGGTCCCGCCGCCTCGGATCCAAGCAACAGACCCCGCAAACAGGCTGACGCAGTCCCAGAAAAGCCAGATGCCTCCCCTACGGGCTCCTTACCCCACGAACAAGCGCTCTCCTGTCGGAAAGACCCTCCGCCACCCATTTAGCATCTCTGAACCCAAAGCTGAGTTAGTTTACTTTTCACCGTGGGAACCCTGCTGCTCCGGCCCCAGAGCTCCCAACCGGCTCCTACCTGGAGACACAGAGGGCGACGGAGGCCTCCAGAAATCCTCAAACTCTGAGCTCCGGTCGCAGACGCTGCCCTCACAGCTGCCCGGAGATGCGGAGGCTCTGTCAGGGGCCTCAGTCATCTGTGAGTCGGGGGACAAACGACCCCGGGGCTCTGTCTTCGCCCCTCCTGCGCTCGAGGTGCTGTCTGCGGAGAGGAGGCAGGATAGGAGCTCAGGCTGAGCCCTGAATGGGGCCAATGGTTCTGAAGTGGCGCCTCCCCAACCCGTGGCACCCGGGCgtcctctttttttcccagaCCTGGCCGGGAACCCTTCCGGATCCGAGGACCGGAGCAAAGAGGCCGTGGCACCTAGGCGACGAGGCCGGAAGGGACCCGGACGGTTGGAAACAAAAAAGGCAGCAAAGGAGGCTTCAGGGTCGCCCTTCCCGGCTCCTTTGGGGATGGTGTGTCAGGGCGCACAATCTACGTCCCTGGGAGCAGCCCCTCCCGGTCCGCGCGCGCCCCGCACCTGCTCCGCCTGGCGCCAGTACGTTCTCCAGGCGGAGGGAATAGTCGGGTCCCGGGGAGCGCGGCTGGTGGTAACTGTGAGCCTTCTTGCTCTTGACAAGGAACGAACGCGGCATGGTGGTCCGGCGCGCTCCCCACTCCGCTGCCTGGAGCCGCCGTCAGCCCACTGTTACTTCGAGTTCTTGCTCTGCCCTAGTCAGGCGGAGACCTGCGAAAGGAGAAGAACCCGGTGGAAACGCGGGTCCGCACGCTCCTGGGCCGGGGACTGGGGAGCCGGGTGGAAAGAGAGCTTCAGCCGGGGAGGAGCGAGGGAGGCCTGCGGGAGGAGGGGCTTGGCCCCGCTGCGCCGCGCTCACCAGGTGGCACTCGGACAGGTGGCGCgagcccgccgccgccgccacagcTCAGCGGTAAAACCCGT from Panthera leo isolate Ple1 chromosome C1, P.leo_Ple1_pat1.1, whole genome shotgun sequence encodes the following:
- the GFI1 gene encoding zinc finger protein Gfi-1, yielding MPRSFLVKSKKAHSYHQPRSPGPDYSLRLENVLAPGGADSTSSAGGAKTEPRGRLSPDSQMTEAPDRASASPGSCEGSVCDRSSEFEDFWRPPSPSVSPASEKSVCPSLDEAQPFPLPFKPYSWSGLAGSDLRHLVHSYRPCAALERGAGLGLFCERAPEPGHPAALYGPERAAGGAGAGAPGGGSAGGGAAGGAGLGLYGDFGPPAAGLYERPTAAAGGLYSERGHGLHADKGAGVKVESELLCTRLLLGGDSYKCIKCSKVFSTPHGLEVHVRRSHSGTRPFACEMCGKTFGHAVSLEQHKAVHSQERSFDCKICGKSFKRSSTLSTHLLIHSDTRPYPCQYCGKRFHQKSDMKKHTFIHTGEKPHKCQVCGKAFSQSSNLITHSRKHTGFKPFGCDLCGKGFQRKVDLRRHRETQHGLK